One Helicobacter suis HS1 genomic window, CACATCTTACAAGCCACCGTAGGCGAGCACCCGCTTAAATAACAAATAGCCGGGATATACACCCCCGCACTTCTAGCCGCCTCTAAAATGGTTTGCCCTTCTTTGTATTCTACCTTAAACCCGTCTATGTTGATATGTGGCATGCCTACCTCTTTTTGACTACCAAAGTCCAGTCTACGCGGTTAAAACGCAAAGAATTCATTAAAGTATCCCCCCTTTGTTTGACATACTCCGCACTTTGCTCTACGATGTTAAAATCCACCACTTCTAGCATGAAAATCACCACCTCACCAGCTTGTACGCTACGATCTAAAATACCCCCCATGTGGTTTAAAACCGCCTCATTGGGTTGATCTTTTAAGGGGCGCAGATCAAAGCGCTTCATCGATCCACCTCGCCAAAAACCGCGTTGCTTGAGCCAATTACAGTAACCGCGTCGGCTAGATACTGCCCTATTAAAATATCTTGTAAAGAACCAATATGATAAAAACTAGGGGCGCGGATTTTAAGGCGATAAGGGTAGGGATCGCCTTCTGAGTGGATAAAAAAGCCTAATTCTCCTTTAGGCGATTCAGTGGGGGCATATACCTCGCCTTTGGGGGGGCGCATGCCTTGAGTTACAAGCACAAAATGCTGCATCAAGGCATAGTTTTGCGTCATAATGTCCTCTTTAGGGGCAG contains:
- a CDS encoding NADH-ubiquinone oxidoreductase subunit E family protein, producing MKRFDLRPLKDQPNEAVLNHMGGILDRSVQAGEVVIFMLEVVDFNIVEQSAEYVKQRGDTLMNSLRFNRVDWTLVVKKR